One Carassius carassius chromosome 20, fCarCar2.1, whole genome shotgun sequence DNA segment encodes these proteins:
- the myh7l gene encoding myosin heavy chain 7-like: MGDAEMAVFGAAAPYLRKSERERLEAQTKLFDLKKECFVPDPVEEFVKATITSREGDKVTVETQGGKTIAVKESDVLQQNPPKFDKIEDMAMLTFLHEPAVLYNLKERYAAWMIYTYSGLFCVTVNPYKWLPVYNQEVVIAYRGKKRSEAPPHIYSISDNAYQYMLTDRENQSILITGESGAGKTVNTKRVIQYFASIAASGGKKDASAQNKGTLEDQIIQANPALEAFGNAKTIRNDNSSRFGKFIRIHFDTRGKLASADIETYLLEKSRVIFQLKAERDYHIFYQILSNKKPEILEMLLVTSNPYDYTFISQGETTVPSIDDAEELMATDSAFDVLGFTQDEKNSVYKLTGAIMHYGNMKFKQKQREEQAEADGTEDADKSAYLMGLNSADLIKGLCHPRVKVGNEWVTKGQTVQQVNYAVGALSKAVYERMFLWMVMRINQSLETKQPRQYFIGVLDIAGFEIFEFNTFEQLCINFTNEKLQQFFNHHMFVLEQEEYKKEGIEWVFIDFGMDLQACIDLIEKPMGIMSILEEECMFPKASDATFKAKLYDNHLGKSSNFQKPRIVRGKPEAHFALVHYAGTVDYNINNWLVKNKDPLNETVVGLYQKSSLKLLAVLFANYASAESAMADSASGKKEKKKKGSSFQTVSALHRENLNKLMTNLRSTHPHFVRCIIPNETKTPGAMENPLVMHQLRCNGVLEGIRICRKGFPNRILYGDFKQRYRILNPAAIPEGQFIDSKKGAEKLLSSLEIDHQQYRFGHTKVFFKAGLLGQLEEMRDERLSKIITGIQARSRGLLSRVEYQKMVERRDALLVIQWNVRAFMSVKNWPWMKLFFKIKPLLRSAEAEKEMANMKEEFLKLKEAYAKSEARRKELEEKMVTLLQEKNDLQLQVQAEQDNLCDAEERCEGLIKNKIQLEAKTKELTERLEDEEEMNAELTAKKRKLEDECSELKKDIDDLELTLAKVEKEKHATENKVKNLTEEMAALDDIIAKLTKEKKALQEAHQQTLDDLQSEEDKVNTLTKAKVKLEQQVDDLEGSLEQEKKIRMDLERAKRKLEGDLKLTQESLMDLENDKQQLEERLKKKDFEISQLNSKIDDEQNIIIQLQKKLKELQARVEELEEELEAERAARAKVEKQRADLARELEEISERLEEAGGATAAQIEMNKKREAEFQKVRRDLEEATLQHEATAAALRKKQADSVAELGEQIDNLQRVKQKLEKEKSELRLELDDVVSSMEQIVKSKTNMEKVNRTLEDQMNELRNQCEENQRCINEFTTQKAKLQAENDEYARQLEEKESLISQLTRGKNSFSQQLEDLKRQLDEENKAKNALAHALQSARHDTDLLREQYEEEQEAKAELQRSMSKANTEVAQWRTKYETDAIQRTEELEEAKKKLAQRLQEAEEAVEAVNAKCSSLEKTKHRLQNEIEDLMVDVERANSAAAALDKKQRNFDKVLSEWKQKYEESQCELESSQKEARSLSTELFKLKNSYEESLDHLETMKRENKILQEEISDLAEQLGESGKTIHELEKVRKQLEQEKAEIQAALEEAEGSLEHEEGKILRTQLEFNQIKIDIERKLSEKDEEMEQSKRNLQRTIDTLQSALESETRSRNEALRIKKKMEGDLNEMEIQLSQANRQAAEAQKQLKSVQAHLKDSQLQLDDSLRANDDLKENIAIVERRNTLLQAELEELRAVLEQTDRGRKLSEQELLDVTERVQLLHSQNTSLINQKKKLETDITQLQSEVEEAVQECRNAEEKAKKAITDAAMMAEELKKEQDTSAHLERMKKNMEQTIKDLQHRLDEAEQIAMKGGKKQVQKLEARVRELECEVEAEQKKSSESIKGIRKYERRIKELTYQTEEDRKNVARLQDLVDKLQTKVKAYKKAAEEAEEQANIHLGKFRKLQHELDEAEERADVAESQVNKLRAKSRDVGPKKGFDEE; this comes from the exons ATGGGTGATGCTGAAATGGCGGTTTTTGGGGCCGCAGCCCCTTACCTGCGAAAGTCTGAAAGGGAGCGTCTAGAGGCGCAAACTAAACTCTTTGACTTAAAGAAGGAATGCTTTGTTCCGGATCCagtggaggagtttgttaaagccACCATCACAAGTCGAGAGGGTGACAAAGTCACTGTGGAGACACAAGGAGGGAAG ACTATCGCTGTCAAAGAGAGTGATGTTCTGCAACAGAATCCCCCCAAATTTGATAAAATTGAAGACATGGCAATGCTGACCTTTCTCCATGAGCCAGCTGTGCTTTATAATCTCAAAGAGCGCTATGCAGCATGGATGATCTAT ACCTACTCAGGGCTGTTCTGTGTCACTGTCAACCCTTACAAATGGCTGCCAGTGTACAACCAGGAGGTGGTTATAGCCTATAGAGGAAAGAAGAGGAGTGAAGCTCCTCCGCACATCTATTCCATCTCTGATAACGCCTACCAGTACATGCTGACAG ACAGAGAAAACCAGTCTATTCTTATCAC GGGAGAGTCTGGAGCTGGGAAGACTGTGAACACTAAAAGAGTCATTCAGTACTTTGCCAGCATTGCAGCAAGTGGGGGGAAGAAGGACGCATCTGCTCAGAACAAG GGGACCCTGGAGGATCAAATCATCCAGGCAAACCCTGCCTTGGAGGCCTTTGGTAATGCTAAGACCATCAGGAATGACAACTCCTCAAGATTT GGAAAATTTATTCGAATTCACTTTGATACAAGGGGGAAACTGGCATCTGCTGACATTGAAACAT ATCTCCTGGAGAAGTCCCGTGTGATCTTTCAGTTAAAGGCTGAGAGAGACTATCACATATTCTATCAAATCTTATCCAACAAAAAACCTGAGATCCTTG AGATGTTACTAGTGACATCAAATCCCTATGACTACACATTCATCTCTCAGGGAGAGACCACAGTTCCTTCCATTGATGATGCTGAAGAGTTAATGGCAACCGAT AGTGCCTTTGATGTACTGGGCTTCACACAAGATGAAAAGAACTCTGTGTACAAGCTAACTGGAGCCATTATGCATTATGGCAACATGAAGTTCAAGCAGAAGCAGCGAGAGGAACAAGCAGAAGCTGATGGGACTGAAG ACGCTGACAAATCAGCATATCTGATGGGTCTGAATTCTGCTGACCTCATCAAGGGTCTATGTCATCCAAGGGTCAAAGTTGGAAATGAGTGGGTCACCAAGGGACAAACTGTCCAGCAG GTAAACTATGCTGTTGGTGCCTTATCAAAAGCAGTGTATGAGAGAATGTTTCTCTGGATGGTGATGAGAATCAATCAGTCTCTGGAGACAAAGCAGCCTCGCCAATACTTTATTGGAGTGCTGGACATTGCTGGCTTTGAGATCTTTGAA TTCAACACCTTTGAGCAACTCTGCATCAACTTTACCAATGAGAAACTGCAACAGTTTTTCAACCATCACATGTTTGTGCTGGAACAAGAAGAGTACAAGAAAGAAGGGATTGAATGGGTGTTCATTGACTTTGGCATGGACTTACAGGCCTGCATTGATCTCATTGAGAAA CCTATGGGCATCATGTCCATCCTTGAAGAGGAGTGCATGTTTCCCAAAGCCAGTGATGCAACATTTAAAGCAAAGCTTTATGACAACCACCTTGGGAAATCAAGCAATTTCCAGAAACCCAGGATAGTGAGAGGGAAGCCAGAGGCTCACTTTGCCTTGGTTCACTATGCTGGTACAGTGGACTACAACATCAACAACTGGCTAGTAAAGAATAAGGACCCCCTCAATGAAACTGTGGTTGGACTGTACCAGAAATCCTCACTGAAGTTGTTGGCTGTTCTATTTGCCAACTATGCAAGCGCGGAGTCAG CCATGGCTGACAGTGCAAgtgggaaaaaagaaaagaagaagaaagggtCATCCTTCCAGACAGTGTCTGCACTTCACAGG GAGAATCTCAACAAGCTAATGACAAACCTGAGATCAACTCATCCTCACTTTGTAAGGTGCATCATCCCCAATGAGACAAAGACCCCTGGGGCGATGGAGAACCCTTTGGTCATGCATCAACTTCGCTGTAACGGTGTACTAGAGGGCATCAGGATTTGCAGAAAAGGATTTCCCAACAGAATCCTGTATGGAGACTTCAAACAAAG ATATCGGATATTAAACCCTGCAGCTATCCCTGAGGGACAGTTCATAGACAGCAAGAAAGGAGCAGAGAAACTGTTGAGTTCTCTTGAGATAGACCACCAGCAGTACAGGTTTGGACACACTAAG GTATTTTTTAAGGCTGGTCTTTTAGGCCAGCTTGAGGAGATGAGAGATGAGCGTCTATCAAAAATAATCACTGGAATTCAAGCTAGATCTCGAGGTCTTCTTTCAAGGGTTGAATACCAAAAGATGGTAGAACGCAG ggatGCCTTGCTTGTGATTCAGTGGAATGTACGTGCATTCATGAGTGTCAAGAATTGGCCCTGGATGAAACTCTTCTTTAAAATTAAACCATTACTGAGATCCGCtgaagcagaaaaggaaatggCCAATATGAAAGAGGAGTTCTTGAAGCTTAAGGAAGCCTATGCAAAGTCTGAGGCTCGTAGAAAAGAACTAGAGGAAAAAATGGTTACTCTTCTTCAAGAAAAGAATGACCTCCAACTTCAAGTTCAGGCG GAACAAGACAATCTCTGTGATGCTGAAGAGAGGTGTGAAGGTCTGATCAAAAACAAGATCCAGCTTGAGGCAAAAACCAAAGAGCTCACAGAGCGACTTGAGGATGAAGAGGAGATGAACGCAGAGCTGACAGCTAAGAAGAGAAAGCTGGAGGATGAGTGCTCAGAGCTAAAGAAAGATATTGATGATCTGGAGCTGACTCTGGCTAAAGTGGAGAAAGAGAAGCATGCTACTGAGAACAAG GTAAAGAACCTGACAGAGGAAATGGCAGCTTTAGATGATATAATTGCCAAGctaacaaaagagaaaaaagccTTGCAAGAAGCTCATCAGCAGACACTGGATGACCTGCAAAGTGAGGAGGACAAAGTCAACACCCTCACCAAAGCCAAAGTAAAGCTAGAGCAACAAGTGGATGAt CTTGAGGGATCTCTAGAGCAAGAAAAGAAAATTCGAATGGATCTAGAAAGAGCCAAGAGGAAGCTTGAAGGGGACTTGAAGTTAACCCAGGAGAGCTTAATGGACCTCGAAAATGACAAACAGCAGCTGGAAGAACGACTAAAGAA AAAAGACTTTGAAATCAGTCAGCTCAACAGTAAAATTGACGATGAGCAAAACATAATTATACAACTACAAAAGAAACTCAAGGAGCTGCAG GCTCGAGTTGAGGAGCTAGAAGAAGAGCTTGAGGCAGAAAGAGCTGCTAGAGCCAAGGTGGAGAAACAAAGAGCAGATTTAGCCAGAGAGCTGGAGGAGATCAGTGAGAGACTGGAGGAGGCTGGAGGAGCTACAGCTGCTCAGATTGAGATGAACAAGAAAAGAGAGGCAGAGTTTCAGAAAGTTCGGAGAGACCTTGAAGAGGCCACTCTACAACACGAGGCCACTGCCGCCGCACTGAGGAAGAAACAAGCTGACAGCGTGGCTGAACTTGGAGAGCAGATAGACAATTTGCAGAGAGTCAAGCAAAAGCTTGAAAAGGAAAAAAGTGAACTCAGGCTGGAGCTGGATGATGTGGTCTCCAGCATGGAGCAAATTGTCAAGTCCAAG accaACATGGAGAAAGTTAATAGAACTCTGGAAGATCAAATGAATGAACTCCGAAACCAGTGTGAGGAAAATCAAAGGTGTATCAATGAATTTACAACCCAGAAGGCAAAACTTCAGGCAGAAAATG ATGAATATGCAAGACAGTTAGAAGAAAAGGAATCATTAATCTCTCAGCTGACAAGGGGTAAGAACTCCTTTAGTCAACAATTGGAGGACCTAAAAAGGCAGTTAGATGAGGAAAATAAG GCGAAGAATGCTCTAGCCCATGCACTGCAGTCAGCTCGTCATGACACAGATCTGCTCAGAGAGCAGTATGAAGAGGAGCAGGAGGCCAAGGCAGAGCTACAGAGAAGCATGTCGAAAGCCAACACTGAGGTGGCTCAGTGGAGAACCAAGTATGAAACTGATGCCATACAGAGAACGGAAGAACTGGAGGAAGCCAA GAAGAAGCTAGCTCAGCGTTTGCAGGAGGCTGAGGAGGCTGTGGAGGCAGTAAATGCTAAATGCTCTTCCCTTGAAAAGACTAAACACAGACTTCAGAATGAAATTGAAGATTTGATGGTGGACGTGGAGAGAGCCAACTCTGCTGCTGCAGCTTTAGACAAGAAACAAAGAAACTTTGACAAG GTCTTATCTGAATGGAAGCAGAAATATGAGGAGTCTCAGTGTGAACTGGAGAGCTCTCAGAAGGAAGCCAGATCTTTGAGCACAGAACTGTTCAAGCTGAAGAACTCCTATGAGGAATCTCTGGATCACCTGGAGACCATGAAGCGAGAGAACAAGATTCTGCAAG AGGAGATCTCTGACCTGGCTGAACAGCTTGGTGAGAGTGGGAAGACAATCCATGAGTTGGAGAAGGTTCGTAAGCAGCTGGAACAAGAAAAGGCTGAGATACAAGCTGCTCTGGAAGAGGCTGAG GGCTCTCTGGAGCATGAGGAGGGTAAAATCCTTAGGACCCAGCTAGAATTTAACCAAATAAAGATCGACATTGAGCGCAAACTGTCTGAGAAAGATGAAGAAATGGAGCAATCTAAGAGAAACCTACAGAGGACCATAGACACCTTGCAAAGTGCTTTGGAGTCTGAAACACGTAGCAGGAATGAAGCTCTCAGGATAAAGAAGAAGATGGAAGGAGATCTAAATGAAATGGAAATCCAGTTGAGCCAGGCTAACAGACAGGCAGCCGAGGCTCAAAAACAACTCAAGTCTGTTCAGGCCCATCTAAAG GACTCCCAGCTTCAGCTGGATGACTCTCTTCGGGCCAATGATGATCTGAAGGAGAACATTGCCATTGTAGAGAGACGTAATACCTTGCTTCAGGCTGAACTGGAGGAGCTTAGGGCTGTTCTGGAACAAACAGATCGTGGACGCAAACTTTCTGAGCAAGAGCTGCTGGATGTCACTGAGAGAGTACAGCTTTTGCATTCTCAG aACACCAGTCTCATAAACCAGAAAAAGAAACTGGAGACTGACATAACCCAGCTTCAGAGTGAGGTGGAAGAGGCAGTGCAAGAATGCAGGAATGCAGAGGAAAAGGCTAAGAAAGCCATAACTGATGCGGCCATGATGGCTGAGGAGTTGAAGAAGGAGCAGGACACAAGTGCTCACCTGGAGCGCATGAAGAAGAACATGGAGCAGACCATTAAGGACCTACAGCACCGCCTGGATGAAGCAGAACAAATTGCTATGAAAGGAGGAAAGAAACAAGTCCAGAAACTCGAGGCTAGG GTCAGAGAGCTGGAATGTGAAGTTGAAGCTGAACAGAAGAAAAGCAGTGAATCTATTAAGGGAATCCGTAAATATGAACGGCGCATCAAAGAACTTACATATCAG ACTGAAGAGGACCGTAAAAACGTAGCCCGTCTTCAGGATTTGGTTGATAAGCTGCAAACGAAAGTCAAAGCTTACAAAAAAGCTGCAGAGGAAGCT GAAGAACAGGCAAACATTCACCTTGGCAAATTCCGTAAGCTGCAGCATGAACTAGATGAAGCAGAGGAAAGGGCTGATGTTGCTGAATCTCAAGTGAACAAACTACGTGCCAAAAGTCGTGATGTGGGGCCAAAG